caaaagagaATCAGGGACATATAGAGAGAAGAAATCACTTTCCTCTATTCCCCCACCATCCTGGTCAGGGACAGATGCAGACTCAGCCCGACACATAGCTCGTGTCACTGCACAAGCTGTAAAAACCCCAGGGAAGCACTGAGCACTCTCATCCAACTTCCCTAACACAGGGGAAGAAGTTACTATGGGTGCAGGCAGCAGACAATCAGTCCACACCCGTCTACCAGCAAGATCATTGCCCAAGATTACATCCACTCCCTCAAGAGGAAGTGCAGGGCGCACCCCCATAATAACCTCTCCCTGAACCAATCCACAAGTCAATGTCAGTTTATGCAGTGGAACTTGTTCCACCAAAAGACCCATTCCCTGCATTAAAACATGATCTTCAGTGTTGGTTTCCTCAGAAAAGGGTAATACAGAGCTCACAATATATGAATTAAAAGCCCCAGTATCCCTCAAAATTTTTACCGGCACTGTAGCATCACTCCCCACTATGGACACATGGCCATCagaaatgaaaggagaaaaatccCCCTGGTCCAAGGTGTACTTCCGTCCTACTCCCACCTGCTTGGAGGAAACAAAACCAGCATGTTTTTCAGAGGCAGCAAACGCAGCAGATTTCACTTGAGCACCCCGTTTAGGGCATTCACGCTTCCAATGGCCCCTGGCTTTGCAATAATGACATACGTCAGTTGGATCCAAATAAACATGCCCACCTGAAACCCGTTCTGACCTACTGTTCAGATCAGGACCAACACCTTCCTCCTTCGCATGACCCCCCACAAAAGATTGACTGCCACTCCTGTAGCCAAAATCATTGCCAGTTTGATACCCACGGCCACCTCTGTGTAAAAGAACATATTCATCTGCTAGTttagcagcttcagcagctgtCTTCACATTATGTTCTCTGATGTATACAGCAATATGACTTGGAACAGAGTTTTTAAACTGTTCCAGGACAACCAAATTACAGAGGTCAACAAAAGTGCTAATTTTCAAGGAAGCACACCACCTATTAAAATGGATTCCCAGCTCCCTGGCAAACTCAACATGGGTTTGTTTCCCACCCCTCTGCCATGTCCGAAACCTCTGTCTGTACGCCTCTGGTACCAACTCATAAGCTGTTAAAACAGCCTTCCTCACAGTGGTATAAACTTTACTTTCATCCACTGTAAGAGCAGAGTATGCTTCTTGAGCCTTGCCTGTGAACACACACTGTAAAAGCAGTGTCCGATCTAGATCAGACCAACCTCTGCTATCAGCtacaccaggggtgtcaaagtcaaatggacggagggccaaataaaacatttagctacaagccgagggccggactgatcgaatgttcattgaaatttttttaaatgacgcatatagtctagtgcagCGTACCGGCCCAAGccttggggggggggggggggtgcgtgcgtgcgcgttgtgaggatcgagcaggcgtcgttgtgaggatcgaagaagtgcgtgcgttgtgaggatcgagcagAAGTGCGAAGTGCGGGGGTGGGTgcgtgccggcttgctgcggtctgcgggccggttctaataataaatcaagatcatcccaggggccgtagaaaatcttctcgcgggccggatgtggcccgcgggccttgactctgacatatgtgagcTACACGTTCAAACAGGGAGAAAAAAGTTTCTGGATCCCATTCAGAAAACTGAGGAACCAAACGCTGATTATTGCCAACATCAAACGAGCTAGAAGTTCCCCTACCGGAAGCATCGAGGTGGGCGTGGCCCTCACCAGTTAACCGCAGTCTACATTCTTCCAActccatttttttcacatctaaTCTTTTCTGTTCTATCGCAGCCTGCAGCAAAAGCAGCTCCCGCTTCTGTTCAAAAGTCAGGCTAGTGTCAAAAGCATCAGCTTCCAACCACCTTTCGGTAGCCTGCAATTTAGTTGGTCctaacacacctgagtcagTCAGATTAGCTTTAATGATAGCTCTAATATTATCCTTAGACCGCTTATCACCGACCtccaactgaaaatgttcagcgATCTTTAACAATTGTTCGCGTGCAGCGCTCCAACCCTTCTTCAGACGGCTCTCGTAAAAACTCAACAGCAGCCATAGCTTTACCAATTAGTCACCAAACACCTGAATTCCAGTCCCACTAGCAGCACTATGAGCCCCCACAATCCCAAAACAACCACAGCGTCACAGTGACCCCGTCCTTCTAACTGCCTAACCAAAAGCTAACTAATCTCCCCCCCCCCTAGTCTTCGGGTGTTACCGTGATGGGTTTTTATGCACTAACGGCCGAGAGTCCGGAAAAGCAACCAATAAATGGCGACCCCCCTGCAACTCCAGATGTGCTCCCGAGACAACTGCTCTGCCCACGTTCACACCACACTAAAATCCCCCCCACAACAAACTCCATAAAGGAAGTAGTTGTTAAGCCTAGCAGGGACAGAACCACCGCGACTTACTACGATTGCGATCACTCAAACTGCTACACAGACACACTCTCTCAAAACAGATGTACAATGGCTGCATCACTCACCAAACACGCTCGTCAACGTCCCCCAACAAGCCAGCGTTCACAAATCAAAGCACAATACTTGATAGCTGATCTCCAATCTGGGTTCAAACTGACGAGCCCCCATTTGTCACGCCCCCCCCATGGGCAATGACAAAAATGGGAGACAGACGAGCGGATccaaagaaacaatttatttgtttaaaaaaaaaagtataagcTTAGAGGACTGTTCAGCCAGTCCGAGAGAAGTGTGGAGCAGTGCTGCCTGTTCCGGTCAGGTCCGGAGGCCAACCAAGCAGGCCTGGTGACTGACTAGATGCCAGTATTTATTAGCCACCGGGTGCGTTCAATCAACAGTCCATCCACCTGCttcctgaaagaacaaaaaacaaatagtgGACTAGACTAGAGACCCCTACTGGATAGGAGGGGACTGTCACACAGGACATTGATGTGTTCCCTCCTCTGCCGCTGGGAGCAAGTCCCCTGTGGCATTTGACCCCGCCAGGTTGCACCCCAGCCCGTGGAGGATGCATCCGTAAACACAACTTCCCGATGACACGGGAGGAAACCAAGCGGGACCCCTGTGGTCATAAACAACCTCACCCTCCATTGGGACAGAGACTGAAGACACGGAGGCCCCACCCGAAGTCTTCTGAGATGATGAGTGTTCCGCGTGGAGTCTAGATTCAAGCTGTTCAACCACATCTGGAGGGTCGAAATGACAGCAGCCCCAAGGGCACTACGGCGGATGCAGCTGTAAGCATgcccaaaagttgaaaataccGCACAAGAGGCAGTGGCATGCCGTGCCTGAATTTCGGGAGCATGCTCAATATACTGTTCACCCACTGGGGTGTCGGGCAAGCAGTCATTTAGATGGAATCCATGGCAATGCCCAGGAAGACAGTCTCCTGTGAAGGAGTCAGACTGCTTTTCTCCATGTTCACCTGCAAGCCCAAGCATCCCACATGTTGGAGCACTAACAGAGTATCTCAAACCGCCTGGTCCCGTGTCGCGGCACAAATGAGCCAGTCGTCCAGATACGGGAGGATCCTTAATCCTTGTGCCTGCAGAGGAGAGAGGGCCGCTACAACACATCAGGTGAACACCCTGGGAGACAGTGAAAGCCCGAACGGGAGGACCCTGAACTAGAAATGCCTCCCCTGAAAAGCAAAACGCCAATGAGGCAGAGCGATAGGAACATGAAAATAAGCATCCCTGAGATCTATGGAAGTGAACCAATCGCCCGGGAAAATTGCCTGCAACACTTCCTTGGTGGTTAGCATATGAAAAGGCATGGCCTTCAAGTACACATTCAGGCCTCTGAGGTCCAAGACTGGACGTAGCCCCCCGGTCTTCTTTGGAACCAGAAAATATATGGAATAAAAGCCCCGTGGATCCAGCAGGGGGTCCACAGGCACTATAGCACCCTTGGCCAGGAAGGTGCAGATTTCTTGCTTCAGTGCCTGTGCCTTCACCAGTTCGTGGATCACAGTCATCCTGACCCGGCCGGGGATAAGTGGCCGGCGGCGGAATTGCAGACAGCAACCCTGGGTGCCTCCTGCATAGCCGTCAGGATCCTGCCATCCGTTGTCGGAAAATAGCATAGCATCTTCATCATTGGCTGACATTCCATCCTGCTCGGGAGGGAGAGCCGCCCCGAGATCACCATCAGCCTGAAAGGACTGGAGGAGGGCTTTCATTTGGGCCAGCTCAGTAGTGAGACGATCCACTCTTGTGGACAACCTCCCTCCATCGGTACGTCTGGCTCGCTTTGCCGGCACCAAAGGTGCAGCAACAGTAGATCGTTTGCACATCACCTTTCCCATCGGCAACTGACTATGCGGCGCAGCGCCCGCCCAGTCGGTAACTATACCGAAACCGAAACTATAGAAGAACTCGATGCGAGCAGAAACGCTAATGTGAGTCAAAAGAGCCACAAAAATTAACGTGGCAAATCAAAGCGAACAGTAAACTACTGCtgagaaaaggacaaaaacttACCAGTCGCCGCGGCGACCGCAGATCTAGAGGGCGAGACTTACCCACAGCTCTGACCAAACCCGGTCTCGCGGCTACCAGCAACAAGCAGCTAGGAAAATAGTGGTACACACAGAAGCAACCAGCTTCACACGACCACACACCTGTACTCAACACACCTGCGCGTGAGAAGAACAAAGGGATTGAATGCCGGGTGCCACGTGACTATGTGGCACCCGGCCTCTGGCGgtcagtagggatgaaatagaaGCTTTGTTCAGGGATGAGATGTCAGCCAttactgcagctgctggattcaggatgctgcttcttcttcttggtgcTGGATATGTAGAAGTCCAGCAGCTCCTGATCAGTGACATCAGAGCGTGACATCATCAGTAGAGTGATGATGTCATTTCCCTCTCAGAGCAGTGAGTTTCTTCAGGTTGTTACTGAGGGAtttcctttctcctctctgttggagcttttcctgtgtttggagaaatgagttgtgctgcagcagcaccaaCTGTCCTTCCTACATCCACTGCAGTTTGCAATCCAAATGTTGGACTGTTCCTGTCTCAGTGGAGGACAATGTGTGTCTGAGAGACATGTAATGTccatgtttgctgctgaaagaTACTGATGGTCTGACCCCCCTCCTCCTTTCAGGGTGGAGCCTGCTGGAGTCCAATTCCTGACACCAGGTCTGAGGAAGTGTAAgtgtgtttttcatctgattcaTGACAACAAAGCAGCTCACATTCAACCATCTTCAAACTGTCACATCACTCATTCAGGAGTCATCATCAAAGTatcaataaatgatcaataactgcAGCTGGATTGTGTTTGTTCTCTCCATCAGATTCCTGTCAACTCACCATCGACACAAACACAGTgaacagaaaactcaaactgtctgaagacaacaggaaggtgaCAAATTTGGTGGAGCTTCAGTCATATCCtgatcatccagacagatttgatAACAGGAATCAGCTGCTGTGTAGAACTGGTCTGACTGGTCGCTGTTACTGGGAGGTCGAGTGGAGAGGAGATGTTGATATATCAGTGAGTTACAGAAGAATCAGGAGGAAAGGAAACAGTGGAGACTGTTGGTTTGGATGGAATGATCATTCCTGGAGTCTGAGATGCTCTGATGATGATGGTTACTCTGTCTGGTACAATAACATACAAactcgtctctcctcctcctctgtctctaaCAGAGTATCAGTGTATGTGGACTGTCCTGCTGGcattctgtccttctacagagTTTCCTCTGACTCACTGATCCTCCTCCACACCTTCAACACCAAATTCACTGAACCTCTGATTCCTGGATTTGGGTTCTGGtggtccagttctggttcctcttcagtgtttctgtgctgaTTTGAATCTAAAGAGTCTAAAGATTTTCTTCCTGTCAGAGAAACTCTCTCACTGTTGAACAGATAGTTCAGTCTCTACAATCTATTTCTTGGTGAAACAATTCTGATTGAATCCttggaaactttttcttcttccagtcCTTTAAAAATGGAAGCTGGGATTATTCCAGGATTATTCCAGGAtcctcatgtttttctgtttgtttccagtCAAAGCTTCACACTGAATATCAAGATGttgtttctcttattttttcctttcattcatCAGATTTCATTGAAATGTTGATCAGTTTTTCTCAATCactgatcattttctgtttctatcgGCTCCTATTTTTCTCAACATGTcagatttgaatattaaatcttccttttgtaaatttgctgcagtttttcttcatgtgttttaaataaaaacatttttcttctgcatttggttcatttgctgctcattttgttcttttcctgCTCAAATTTTATGGCTCCATTTTTCCAGATCACATAGTAACATTTCTACCTAAAGCCAAACATTAACAGCCAATCCATGTGATCAATATCTGTGATCGGCAGTGATCGGACCTCATGGTGATCAGAACCGGCAGGAAAAACCCTGATGGGAGCGTCTCTACCCAGGAGTAACATGATGGTTTAGAAGTTCATtgaaatcttttctgttttgaaagaaTCTCACATTTGGGGAACTTGTGAATGATTACATTATTTATCATACTTGGTTCtgcttaaaataattaaattaaactgaattattctATTGTCATTATTGTACTTACATTTGGGAGAttgaacatttatattttattaagtttttaaaataaaactttaaaaagttcataaaataaaatcaatctactgaacattctgattttatgaggatctgtttgaaatgtttgttacaaAGTTGATTAATTTTTATGTGAATTAAATTGGtgtgtttaatttgtgttttttgtaatgaACTGTTACTGgatgtaaaactatttttattttttaaaggattttgaCCCGTTTACTGGCCGACATTTATTCTATAAATCATTTGGTGAccaattaaaaagtaaatgtattgAACTAAAAATGGAATATCTAATTTCTGGAGCAGAAATATTAATCACTAATACAGTATCCTCAAGTGactggagtttatttatttttaacacagtttGATGAAAtggtgaagaaaaatataaaacaattataaatgGAACtggttcatttttttcaggggaaaaactgtcagaaaaatacaaagaaaattaaaaactttgattttaaacactttaagtaaaattaaacttataaaaaatgtttaataaatcatggaaaatactttattttaagataaatcACAGTCTCAccacatgacattttttaagaCCACAGCCGAATCATATTGataaaaaacctctgaaaacgtctcattttaatttttaattctaatttctGTGTGctcaacatttcaaatgttctaATAATTGCAATGgatttccatatttttaaatgtttaatttccccTGATGGAAATCCTGATACGTCAACGACCCTGAAACAGACGTTCCTCCAAAATCTCAgtgatttccttttctttcagtcttgCATCCACATCAGCAGAAAGAGGTTTTGAAAGCACTGAAATATCATCAGTAGCAataatttcagcatttaaaagctgaaatctgACTTCATCTAGTTGAGTATCAAGTCCTTGAATGGGAGGTTTTAGACTCCTGGGTAGTTTGAGCAGTGAATGTAACAAACAGCCATTGATAGAAAAAGCTGCTGTTCCTGTAAATGAAGTCAACATGACAGTTTGATTTGATATGTCAGCCTCCTCTCCATCAGTAGAAGAGGCTCCTGATGGATCTGATGATCCAGAGCAGTGCTTGCTTCAGAGTCAATACATTTAATCAGGTGGGAttttccacttcctgctccACCGTTGACATAGAAGTCAAATGGATGAGGGTTCAAAGaatcacagaaacactgaatacACCAGTCTCTTACTGCATAGAACACAcaggcctggttctggttcaggttctgatcAGTTGTGCGTAACACAGCTGGATCAATTGAAGGCTGTTCCCTGATGACTCTGACTTCTGTTCCAGCATCAGACTGATGACTGCAGTCGGGGGCAACATCCTGTTCTTTGTCCTCATCAGAATATCTCTCAGATTCTCATCACACTGTAATCTTACAGCTTCAGATTCAGGAGCAAGAATCCACCATTCATCAATCACATTGTCTCTGTTTTGTTCTCCTTCTTCCACTGCACTCTGAATCTCCTCACAAAACTTTCTCATATTTGTCCGTCTGTCTTAATGCTTTTCACAGACTCAATGTCCTCAGAACCAGGAAGTTGTTTGCAGCCAGAATAGTAGAAGAACTGATGGGTTTGGGACCATCataatgttgaaataataatagtgCCGACTGAATACCAAAATGAATTAGTGGCATTTTAATGCTGGCTGAAAAAAAGAGCCAAACAGGCAGAGAAGAAGGTGAAATCAGAGACAAACAGAGAGATGGATTACGacactcttcctcttcctcttcctcttcctcctcatcctcaacTGAGTTCTGATGGGTCGGTTCAGATGGTCTCTGAAGATCAGACACCAGAACAGAGGCGGATCAGAACCAAAGCCAGCAGCTCTGCTGAAGCTCAGGAGAACTCTGAGTCCAGATGTGGACCCTGGTCTCCTCCAGAACCTCCTCTGTTCTGCTGTGGAGGAACTGTGTGGCTTCAGTTCTGCAGCAGGACCttctcagctgcagcagaagaagaaaggacTTCCTGTGTTCAGGTTGGATAGAAACCTGGATATTTTTCTAGCTTGTGGCTCTGCTTCCAGCGTAGATGTTCTCCAGGGTTCTGATCTGGATCTAGTGGACTGTAGAGCTCATCAGGTTTCCTCTCATCCACTTTCAGATCTTCAGCCTCCTTTAGATTCAACCTGAAGCTTCTTCTGACGGAGCTGCAGCTAATATTTAGCATGATGTTTATTCTTCTAGCCTCAGTGTTCTGTTCTTCATGTGACTCCACTGAATCCAACTCTGATGTCGTTCACTTCAGAAGTGATGAAgatccatttttctttctcttcctgctcATTTCTTTCCAAAGCTCCCATTTTTTCCAGGAGGATCTTCAATGTTCTCCAGCTCTCTTTAGATGATGAAGGAACTCAGACTGACTCCACCCGGCTGGTGCTCCAGgtgagcagaaacaaacaaaccctaAAGTCGTCCCTGCAGACCAGCTTTAGATTTGGATCAACTGAACATCAAGCTTCAGTAACGTCTcagttaaagtttgttttccagATCTGAGATCAGAAAGTTCTGGTTTCCATCATGTCCCAGTTCTTAGTTctgcttttttctgcttctttttctccactgtCCACCAAACAGAGACAAGAGGATTAAATACTAACGTGAACGACAACAAAGATTTCACATATTAAAACATTCACTATGTCCAAACATGAGAGATAatttatgaacaaataaataaataataattgatCTCttcaatcagaaccagcattaaTCAACCAGCTGCTCTTAGGAAGTTTTGATTTAGTAACTcaggattgtttattttgatacaacctgcatttgactttgaatgaatGTTTCCCTCTTTTACTAGacattatttgatataaaaaatgttattagatTTATTTGACTCATGTATAATTTATGGATCAGAGAATTTTActgttaaatgttgtttaactggctgcaggtttttctcttgttcttttGACTGAGTAGCTGCTGAATTGCATGTTTACCTTAATTAGCTGAATTTATAACCAGatcattttttaagtttttcacaTCACATAGTATCATTtataattaacacaaaaaataaacagtcaaTCCAGGCGATCAGCAAAGATCGGCCTCATTGGTGATCGGTATCAGAATCGGCAGTAAAAACCTGATGGGAGCCTCCCTACCAAAGACCTTTCTAAAAAGTCCAGTATTGACTTTTGGTTGGTATCAAAGCAAGTTGGTTCTGTTGCTGTTAATATTGATACACACTCTGCTCCTTTCTCTGACCATAAAATAATCACGTTAAGCCTTTCACTCTCGACGCTCGGCATTCCTGGAGCTGAATGTTGGAAGATGAACAACAGTTTTCTCTCATATGAGGAAGTTACTGAAACCATCAGATCCCTGATTAAATCCTGCTGGGAGGAAACCTGTAGATAAAACTCCTTTAGTCCTTTTTGGGAAATGATAAAATATGACAGGAAAATTCATGAGAtccttcagtaggaaccttgTAAAAAAGAGAAGGCAAGAGGAAGAAAGTCTTTGTTCTCAGAGAGTTTCTTTATCCAGGATGAGCCATGATAACCTTAATGAGGATGACCTTTCTCTCCTTAGTGAAAGTCAAACTAAACTTGATGAAATATATAAACAGAAGGATTGAAGCGCGTTTGTCAGGTCTAGAACGAGACGGTTGGAGGAAGGGGAACAAAGTTCTTCCTACTTTTATGGTTTAGAAAAATGCTGAgctcctgcagaaaaacattcagttgcTGCCACTGAGCTTCTTAACAAAATTAGACTAATATTGTTGTTATCTATGTTCAAAAGTTGGTAGTATTGGTTACATGTACTTGAGTAAcctttttggggaaaaaaatgtgtttataagagtagttttactgtactgtttttatttttcttttacttgagtaatattatttcttctcttatttTAGTAGATTGATTTTGCattcaaagaaataaactcAAGAAATTGGAAACCTTAGATTTCTGTAACATATGAGCTGTTTATGCAAATTTCATAATAATTATTCAACATTAAACATGTCACTGTTTATatccttattttattaaacatggttgttttattttattttatttttttcacaaatatttttattagaattttctgCTATATAGACTTACAAgaaaagaacatgaaaaaaaagacaacacaaaaaTTAACACAATGCCATCCCTCCCCCaccccaaaaataataataataaagaaaaacacacaaaaccccaGGGCTCACTAtctacacaaaaagaaagaaaagattaagTTTACATGTCAcattgttcaataaaatatagGAAGGGGGACCAAATATCATAAAAGTCTtcaagttttccttttgttataCAAGTCAGTTTTTCCATTGCCAGGTTGTTGCTCAGTAGTTTGATCCATTCATTTATCTTTGGTCTTTCTGGGTTCCTCCATTTCAAAGCAATCAAATGTTTAGCCTGCAAAAGGCAAAAATTCACAAGCTTCTTTCTCTTTGTAGGTACTTTAAGTCCATCTGGATAAATGTGTAGTAAGCAAAGTTTACTGTCCATTGAAACATCCTGTTCAATCAAACGAGAGGTGAACACAATAACCTCCTTCCAGAAAGTTTGAAGTTCCACACATTGCCACATACAATGAAAAAGAGTACCCTTATCTATATTACATTTAACACACACATCAGGAATATTTGAATTGAAATGGTGAAGTTTTATAGGAGTGATATATGTCCTAAACAACCATTTGTATTGTAATAGTCTAAACCTTGTGTTAATCGTTTGTGTCTGTGCTATTAGACAAGAGTTGTTCCATTATGCCTTCAGAGATTTCTGTTTGCAAATCTCCTTTCCATGCTTGTAGATATGCgagactgttttcttttaaggCTAAAAGCAAGATATTATAAAATTTGGAAAGTAGACCCCTACTCTGATTGTGTTGAGTGGCTATATATTCTATGGTAGAGAGTGGGGGCTCAGTAGTGGATTTCAGTGACCAAAGCTCCTCATctgtaaatacttaaaaagtgtttttgaggCAGACTGTACCTATTTGCCAGCTGTTCAAAGGACATCAAAACTCCTTCACTATAAAGGTCCCTATTTTATTTAAGCCTTTATTCAACCAAATTCTAAATCCTCTGTCTGCCCTTCCTGGTTTGAATCTATTATTTCCCCAGATAGGTGATAGACATGAGAGCTCAGACACCTCATCCAAAACCGAATGCAGTGGTGCCAAActgatattgtgtttttgagaaaaggattttggtgtttttaatagGTGTTTGAGATCTGCTGAGTAAAGATAGGATGTCAAAGGTAATGTTAGTAAGTTGTTCTCTATTTGTACCCAAGAGGGTATGTCATCAGTGGAAAAATAGCAAGTAGCAGCACAAAGCTGTGCTGCATAATAGTACAACTTAATGTTTGGAACTCTAAGCCCACCTCGCTCATAGGGCAAGTAAAGAAGAGAGAGAGTCGCAATCTGGGGCGCGATTGTTCCATATAAATTTGGTAAATGCTTTATCTATCGAAAAGAAGGAAGCTGGAATGTGTAAGGGGATGGACTGAAAAAGGTATAAGAACTTCGGGAGAATGGACATTTTAATTACGTTAATACGACCCACCATTGAAATTGGCATCTCGTTCCATCTGTCTAAGGAatctaatattttctgcattaaagGATCATAGTTTATAGAGACTATTTTTTCTAGATCTGGGTTAATCTTAATTCCTAGGTAGGTAAAGCCCTCATAGGTAtaagaaaattgtgtttgtattgGGGGGTTATTTCTATTAAGCAGTAATAAGGAGCTTTTCTGTTGGTTAACTTTGTAACCTGAGAATTCACCAAATTCTTTCAGAATTTTATCAACAGCCTGAATAGACTCTTTCAGATtagttaaaaacagaacaatatcATCCGCAAAAAGAGACAACCGGTGCTCCACATCTCCAATTTGAATGCCGGTGATTTCAGGGGATTTGCGTATTGCCATGGCAAGGGGCTCAATGGCAAATAAGAAAAGGAGGGGGGACAGGGGGCATCCCTGTCGCGTCGATCTACAGATGCTAATACATGTTGAAAGTTGACCATTTGTTGCAACCTTAGCAATTGGCTCAGTATATAATAATTGaatccattttaaatatttttctcctaAGCCAAATCTCTTGAGGGTATCAAAAAGATAGCTCCATTCGATCCTGTCAAAAGCTTTCTCAGCATCCAATGATAGAAAGGCGTGGTCCATAGCAAACTGTttcatatataatatatttagtAATCATGGTATTGTGAAAGGCTTGGCCCAATAACAAATCCATTTTGGTCATTCGAGATTAAATTAGGTATATGGGTTTCAATCCTTCGAGCCAAAGCTTTGCATAAAATTTTTGTGTCACATTAACGAAATGGGCCTATATGAACCCATTTCTGTTGGTGGTTTATCTGGCTTTAACAAGAGAGAGATAGTTGCCAAACGTAGTGATGGAGGCAGGATGCCTCTTTCATAAGATTCATTGAATGCTTCAAGTAAAGGGGGCAGTAGTTTATCTGAAAATTTCTTGTAGAGTTCAATTGGAAGGCCATCAGGGCCAGGTGCCTTACCCGAATTCATGCGGC
The sequence above is a segment of the Gambusia affinis linkage group LG17, SWU_Gaff_1.0, whole genome shotgun sequence genome. Coding sequences within it:
- the LOC122847010 gene encoding uncharacterized protein LOC122847010, with the protein product MFYLALRPFDFDTPGVADSRGWSDLDRTLLLQCVFTGKAQEAYSALTVDESKVYTTVRKAVLTAYELVPEAYRQRFRTWQRGGKQTHVEFARELGIHFNRWCASLKISTFVDLCNLVVLEQFKNSVPSHIAVYIREHNVKTAAEAAKLADEYVLLHRGGRGYQTGNDFGYRSGSQSFVGGHAKEEGVGPDLNSRSERVSGGHVYLDPTDVCHYCKARGHWKRECPKRGAQVKSAAFAASEKHAGFVSSKQVGVGRKYTLDQGDFSPFISDGHVSIVGSDATVPVKILRDTGAFNSYIVSSVLPFSEETNTEDHVLMQGMGLLVEQVPLHKLTLTCGLVQGEVIMGVRPALPLEGVDVILGNDLAGRRVWTDCLLPAPIVTSSPVLGKLDESAQCFPGVFTACAVTRAMCRAESASVPDQDGGGIEESDFFSLYVPDSLLSVSHSDLMAEQRADSSLRHLFDQVVTEEESVARGSTIGSSF